The Fusobacterium pseudoperiodonticum DNA window TATTTTTTTACCTTCAATTTTAGATAATAAATCTCCATTTTCATAATATATTTTTCCTGAAATTAATTTTCCTTGAGTGTAATTTAATTCAGAAATGATTTTTCCATTTTCATAGTAAGTAGTTTCAGTACCTTCAACCTTGTTATTGATTATATTAATTTTTCCATATAGTTTACCACTTGGATAGTATCTTTCTTGAAGTCCATCAGCTAGACCTTCTTTATAGTTCCCTTTTATGATAACACCATTTTTTTCTTTATATTCTTGTTTCCCATTGGCAAGAACATTGTCTACATACAAGCTACCATTTCTTTTTTCATAGTTTTTACTTGTACTTACATTTGTAGTTTTTACTTCTTTAACTTCAGCTCCTGAGTTAGCACCTATATTATCTAGGTTGACACAGGCAGTAAAAATTAATGCTAATAATATAATTCCCTTTTTCATAAATCCTCCTATAATCCCCCCTTATTTAATTTCTTAATCCAATTTTTTTATATCTGTAACTAAGTCAAAACCACCAACGATTTTATCCCCTTCTTCGTTGTAAATAGTTTCTGAGTCCCCATTTATTTCATATAATGGTTTACCATCTCTATAATTTAGAATGCTTCCACCTTCTTTTCCTTTCATAAATGTATTTCCATTTTTAAAGAAAAACTCAGTTTCTCCCGTACTCTCATTTACTTTTAGTAAAGGTTCACCTGTTGAGTATAAATAATTTATGATCTCATCATTAGCATCTATCTTAGCAATAACTTCATTTCCTTTTACAAGTTCAAATGTCCCATCATCTAATTTTTTTAGAGTTGCACCAATGTCTGTTAGATCATCATCTCTCAATTTAGAAATTACTTCATTATTTTCATTATATAGAGTTGTTTCATAAGAGTTACCAATCATTAAAGGATTTCCATTTTCATGATAATAAATAGATTCTTCTTTTTCAGCATTATAACTTAAGATTAGACTTCCATCATCATAATAAAGTTTTATGTCATCATTTTCTGTAAAATTTCCTAGTAAATTACCATTTTTATAGAATAATTCTTTAGATGTCATCTCACCATTTACAAAATTTTCTTTTGCCATGATACTACCATCTGAATAATATTCTTCAAATGCTCCATCAGGCAAACCATTTACAAAATTTCCCTTTACTTTGTATTTACCTGTTTTAAATTCAAATGTTCCAGTAGCTTCTTTTCCATCAGAATCATACATAAGTCCATCTTTTAATTCATATTTTACTCCACCACAGGCAGATAATAGCATTGCAAAAATTAATAATAGTGCTGATAATATTTTTTTCATAAAAAACCTCCAATTTATTTTTAATTTTAACAATATCTAGCAAGAAGTCCCCTACTTCTATAAGTAGGGGATGAATTGTTAACTAAAACTTGTAAATTTACAAGTTTTAGTGTATAATATATTTAGAACATTGGGAACTGAATATATAAGGTTAAGGCTAGAAAACAGTAGCCTTGTAAAATATTCACTGTCTTAGATATATTGTTATATATCAAACAATTATAATAAATAATTATATCAAATAAAATATATCAGGGTAGGGACTACCCAAAGAGCTTGGTAAATATATGTGGCTAACAAAAGCACATACTTCCCAAGAAACTCCCACTTCTACAAGTGGGAGTAGTTCACTTATATCATAGTATTACAAAAATTAATTTAATCTATTTTTTTTATATCTGTAATTTCTTCAAAAGCAGTAATTATTTTTTCACCTTCTCTATTGTAAAAACTCCATTCTTTACCTTTAGATTCATATAGTAATTTTCCATCTTTATAGTAAAATCTGCTAATATTTCCATCTCTTTCAAAAAAAGTATTCCCATTTTTAAAGAGAGTTTTGTATATAGAATTGTCCAATTTCATTAATGTTTCTCCAGTTGAATAGAAATAAGTTGGAGTTCCATCAGCACTTATTTTACCTATAACTTTATTATTTTTAATAAGTTCAAATGAACCGTCTTCTAAATTTTTAAAAGTTATATCATCATCTAAGCGAATTCCATTTTCCATTCTAGATAAAACTTCTTTATTTTCATTATATAAAATTGAAGTAGTAGTTCCAACAATAACCAATAAAGGATTTCCATTTTCAAAGTAGATTGTAATTTCACCTTTTTCCTTATCAGATCTCATAAGAAGTTGACCATCATCATAGAAAATATCTATTCTTTTATCTTTTAAATAAGTGCTCATTAATTTTCCATTTCTATAGTATACTTCATCTTTTAAATGCACACCATTTGAAAAAAGAGACTTTTTCATAATGCTTCCATCAAGATAATATACTTCAAGGATTCCATCAGCTAGACCATTAATAAATTTTCCTTTGGATTTAAAACCATTAATTGTTAGCTCAAAAGTTCCAGTGGCTTCTTTTCCATTCTCATATATAACTCCATCTTTGAATTCATATTTTGCTTTCCCACAAGCAGATAAAGGTATTAAAAATAATAATAAAAGTATTAATAAAATTTTTTTCATAAATCCTCCTAAGTATAAAAAAGGATTAAAAGCTTTTCAACTTTTAACCCCCTTATTTAATTTTAATCTAATTTTTTGATATCTGTAATATTATCAAAATTACTTATGATTTCTTCTCCATCATTACTAAAGAATTTCCAATTCTCTCCTTTAGCTTCATATAATGGTTTTCCATCTTTATAGTTTAGAGTAAAGTTAGTTCCGTCTGATTTGAATAAAACAGTTCCATCTTTAAAAAGAATTTCAGATAAGTTATTAGAACTATTGAAATTCATTAATGGCTCTCCTGTTGAATATAGATATGTTCCTATTTGTCCATTAGCATCTATTTTAGCTAGAACTTTATTATCTTTTACAAGTTCATATGAACCATCTTCTAATTGATTTAAAGTTGCTCCTAGATCAACTGGTTGTCCATTATCGATTCTAAATAGCATTTCATTGTTTTCGTTAAATATAACAGCTGAATTACCAAGAATAGCCATTAAAGGAACTCCATTTTCATGATAGACTACAGTTTCTTCTGTTTGAAGATTAACACTCATAACTATATTTCCATTTTCATAAAAAAGTCTTAAAGCTTCAGTTTCTGAGAAAACCATTAATTGCCCGTTTTTATAATATAACTTCTCAGCTACATTTTTTCCACCTACATAAGCATCTTTTGCCATGATACTACCATCTTCATAATATTCTTCAAATAATCCATCAGGCAAACCATTTACAAAATTTCCTTTTACTTTATTTTTTCCTAATTTAAATTCAAAAGTTCCACTTGCCTCTTTTCCATCGGCAT harbors:
- a CDS encoding toxin-antitoxin system YwqK family antitoxin — protein: MKKILSALLLIFAMLLSACGGVKYELKDGLMYDSDGKEATGTFEFKTGKYKVKGNFVNGLPDGAFEEYYSDGSIMAKENFVNGEMTSKELFYKNGNLLGNFTENDDIKLYYDDGSLILSYNAEKEESIYYHENGNPLMIGNSYETTLYNENNEVISKLRDDDLTDIGATLKKLDDGTFELVKGNEVIAKIDANDEIINYLYSTGEPLLKVNESTGETEFFFKNGNTFMKGKEGGSILNYRDGKPLYEINGDSETIYNEEGDKIVGGFDLVTDIKKLD
- a CDS encoding toxin-antitoxin system YwqK family antitoxin; this encodes MKKILLILLLLFLIPLSACGKAKYEFKDGVIYENGKEATGTFELTINGFKSKGKFINGLADGILEVYYLDGSIMKKSLFSNGVHLKDEVYYRNGKLMSTYLKDKRIDIFYDDGQLLMRSDKEKGEITIYFENGNPLLVIVGTTTSILYNENKEVLSRMENGIRLDDDITFKNLEDGSFELIKNNKVIGKISADGTPTYFYSTGETLMKLDNSIYKTLFKNGNTFFERDGNISRFYYKDGKLLYESKGKEWSFYNREGEKIITAFEEITDIKKID
- a CDS encoding toxin-antitoxin system YwqK family antitoxin, with the protein product MKKILSVLLLIFVMLLSACGEVKYEFIDGFLYADGKEASGTFEFKLGKNKVKGNFVNGLPDGLFEEYYEDGSIMAKDAYVGGKNVAEKLYYKNGQLMVFSETEALRLFYENGNIVMSVNLQTEETVVYHENGVPLMAILGNSAVIFNENNEMLFRIDNGQPVDLGATLNQLEDGSYELVKDNKVLAKIDANGQIGTYLYSTGEPLMNFNSSNNLSEILFKDGTVLFKSDGTNFTLNYKDGKPLYEAKGENWKFFSNDGEEIISNFDNITDIKKLD